Genomic DNA from Pelosinus sp. UFO1:
AGTCTTCTTAATTCAGAGGAAGCCTCTGCTCTTCCTGAATCAGGCGGATGAATAATTGCCACGTCAATCAGCCCTTGTCTTAGAGACTGCTCTAACTGATCATTAGCGACTACCAGAAACTTCACTTTATCTTCTAGCCCATTGTCCCTTAGATATTTTTTTGTTACATATTCAGAGCACGCACCAAAGCTATTAATACCAATTTTCTTACCTACCAAATCTTTTATGTCTTTGATTCCAGAATCGGCCCGCACAAAATATTTCATATGTGGATAGTCCGGCGTTGTTTCATTGCCAGCAGAAATAACCTTCATATCGGCTCCCCCTGCAATCGCAGCAATGGAGAGTGGAACATGACGCGCACCCAAATCAATGGCGCCAGTCGATACTGCAGGAATAATTTGCCCTGCTGCCACTGCACCTACATATTTGGGCTTCACTCCTGTGCCTTCCCAGTAACCAAGATCATCTGCTATGTTAACAAGATCAAAACTTGGATTCTTGGGATATTTGAACTCGACAACTGCCTGCTCCTGTTTTGCATTCCCTGAGGCAGTTTGATTCTTTTGATTGCTAGAGCAACCTCCCGCAAATAATCCAAAAACGAGGATTAGAAATGATATTATTAATAATTTGCCTTTAAATAATGTAAACATCCTGAAATTCCCCCTTAAATTACCTGGTATATCTTTTATAATAATTTTACTGTAAGGCAATCTTGCTGTCCCTTAATTGACTCATGGGTTTCTCCTATTATTCCATCACCCCCTCAACCTTGTCTTTGTAGAAAAAGAACTAAAGACCAGACTTACCCCATAGGGTAAATCTGGCCTTTAGTTTTCCTAACCAGCCTAGA
This window encodes:
- a CDS encoding ABC transporter substrate-binding protein; translated protein: MFTLFKGKLLIISFLILVFGLFAGGCSSNQKNQTASGNAKQEQAVVEFKYPKNPSFDLVNIADDLGYWEGTGVKPKYVGAVAAGQIIPAVSTGAIDLGARHVPLSIAAIAGGADMKVISAGNETTPDYPHMKYFVRADSGIKDIKDLVGKKIGINSFGACSEYVTKKYLRDNGLEDKVKFLVVANDQLEQSLRQGLIDVAIIHPPDSGRAEASSELRRLWSDYDIDQGASGMMAYSASGKFLRSNPEAAKKIVEVLAKTANWVDANPVEARKLVAKELNIDLSLVEGYSYYKDQVIQDQPVKYWVDRLEAEGKIEQGKWKTTDFYTNEYNPNVKK